A region of the Edaphobacter lichenicola genome:
CGTCGAAGGCGACGCGTAAGCTGCACAAGCCAAATACGCGGTTGCAGGACACGACTAACGAAGTTCTGGACCGCTTCAAGGACACCATCCCCATGGATGAGTCTGGCGAAGCTGTCGTAGAAAAGGTACAATTGCAAGAGCGCCGCGCGGCTTAACGCGCGGCTGTTTCACCTCGTAACTCTACTTTCAAATAAAATCCCCTTATCCGCTCTACCACCCACCCGCATTCCAAGCTTCATCAACCGGCCTTCCGCACGACCCCCTCGTCAAGCAGATCCCGCCTCAGTTCCAAACAATCCCTCCTAAAATTCAAATTTCCAGGTAAAACATGACTATTTCCGAGTTAAAAGAACACAATATCGCGGAGCTGGGTAAACTGGCACGCGGTCTCGACATCGCCGGAACCAGCGGTCTCCGCAAGCAAGACCTCATCTTCAAGATTCTGCAGGCGCAGAGCGAAAAAGAGGGCCATATCTTTGCGGAAGGCGTGCTTGAAATCCTGCCCGATGGTTACGGCTTCCTCCGCTCTCCTGATTACAACTACCTGCCTGGTCCTGACGACATCTACGTTTCTCCCTCGCAGATTCGCAAGTTTGACCTAAAGACAGGGGACACGATCAGCGGCAATGTCCGTCCGCCGCACGAGGGTGAGAAGTACTTCGCTCTCGTCAAGATCGAGGCGATCAACTTCGAGTCGCCGGAAGAGACGCGAAATAAGATTCTGTTCGACAACCTCACGCCTTTGTACGCCCAGGAGCGGGTGAAGATGGAGACGGTTCGCGAGCATATCTCGGGCCGCGTGATGGATCTGTTGACGCCGGTGGGCAAGGGGCAGCGCGGGTTGATTGTGGCTCCGCCACGTACTGGTAAGACGATGTTGCTGCAGTCGATTGCGAACAGCATTACGGCCAATCATCCGGAGGTGGTGCTGATCGTGTTGCTGATTGATGAGCGGCCGGAAGAAGTGACCGATATGCAGCGTTCGGTGAAGGGCGAGGTGATCTCTTCGACCTTCGATGAGCCGGCGGCGCGACACGTACAGGTTGCCGAGATGGTGATCGAGAAGGCTAAGCGGCTGGTGGAGCACAAGCGCGATGTGGTGATCCTGCTGGACTCGATTACTCGTCTGGCGCGTGCTTACAACACGATCGTTCCGCCTTCGGGCAAGGTGCTCTCAGGCGGTGTGGACTCGAATGCGCTGCAGAGGCCGAAGCGCTTCTTCGGTGCGGCTCGCAACATCGAGGAGGGCGGTTCGCTGACGATCATTGCGACTGCGCTCGTTGATACGGGCTCGCGCATGGATGAGGTGATCTTCGAGGAGTTCAAGGGAACCGGCAACATGGAAGTGATTCTGGATCGCAAGCTGGTGGATAAGCGTGTGTTTCCGGCGATCGACATTCAGCGTTCCGGGACGCGTAAGGAAGAGCTGCTGATACCGAAGGAGGATCTGCAGCGAACCTGGATTCTGCGGAAGGTGCTCAATCCGCTGTCGCCTGTTGAAGCGATGGAGCTACTGACCGATAAGCTGGCGAAGACCCGGAATAATCAGGAGTTTCTACACAACATGAGCTCGATCTAACTTCGAGATAGTGAGTGCAAGAAGCGCGGCCTGTTGGCCGCGCTTTTTCTTTGTGCTCGATGCGCTCTGATGTTTGCAGGTGGGTTAGTCGAGGGACCAGTCTCTTCTGCGGTCAGCTAGTAGCCGTTGGCGATCAGGAACTTCTCGGTGAGTGTGAATTTTTCTGCGGAGTGCTGGCGTTCGGCGTACTTGCTCAGGACGTCTACCTCGATGTTGAGGGGGGCGCCGGGGGTGAGGGTGTGGAGGCTGGTGGCGGCGTAGGTGTGAGGGATGATGGCCGCCTCTACCACGTTGTCCACGATGGAGGCTACGGTGAGGCTGATGCCTTCAATGGTGATGGAGCCCTGGGGGACGACGTAGCGCGTGAGAGTGTCGGGGAGCTGGATGCGGAGACGCCAGTCTGTATCGGGCTGGTTGGGCGTGATGGGGGTGAGGGAGATGAGGGTCGCGGTTCCGTCGACGTGGCCCTGAACGACGTGGCCTCCCAGCGGCGAGCCCGCTGGTGTGGGGAGCTCGAGGTTGAGGATAGCGTCGGGCCGCAGGTGGGTGAGGGTGGTGCGGGCGATGGTCTCGGCAGCGAGGTCGGCGGAGAAGCGCGGGGGGAAGGCGTTCGGCTCGATACTGAGGGCGGTGAGGCAGACGCCGTTGACTGCGATGCTGTCGCCGGTGTTGAGGCGAGCGGTGAGCGTGGGCGAGGCGATGGTGATGCGGGTCGCTCCTGCGGTTGGGGTGATGGCTAGAAGCTTGCCGGTGGTTTCGATCAGGCCAGTGAACATAAGTACAGGGTACAGGGAGTAGGGAATAGGGAGTAGAGGGCCTAGGGCCTGGGCTGGAGTATGGGCCAGGGGTCGTGGAGGTAGCCGGTCACGCAGGCGTCGGTGCCGTAGTTAGCGCGGGTGATGCGATGGAGTGACTCTTCAAAGAGGTATGGGGAGCCTATGCCCTGGGCGAAGGGGATCGCCTGGTCGCCTAGCTCGGTCTCGGCGTAGAGGAGGACGGCTTTGTCGACCAGGTTTTGCTGGAGGAAGGCGCCGTTCAAGTGGGAGCCGCACTCGAGCAGGAGGCTGAGGATGTTGCGCTCGGCTAGTGTGGAGAGGACCGAGGGGAGGCTGAGATGGCCATTGTGGCCAGGGATTGTCTCGACGTGGGCTCCCAGATTCGTGAGCGCGGAGATTTTGGTCTCGGGAGCTGTTTTGCCGCAGAGGATGAGCAGATCGGGGTAGCCGGAGGTGTGGCCGTCGTCGACAGAGCGGACCAGCTGCGAGGAGAGCGGGATTCGCAGGTGTGTGTCAAGGATGACGCGGAGGAGTGGGCGGCGGCGGGGCAGCTTATTGGGTCCGAAGAGGCCACTGCGGTCGGTTAGTTGTGGATCGTCGGCGAGGACAGTGCCTATGCCGGTGAGGACTGCGTCGGCGGCGTGGCGGAGGAGTTGGACCTCGTAGCGGGCGGCGGGGCCGGTGAGCCAGTGGGGCTGGTTGGGGAAGCGGGAGGCTGGCGGGGGTGCGAGCTTGCCGTCGACCGAGAGCGCGGCCTTGAGGGTGACGAAGGGGGTGCGGTGCTGGATGAAGTGGGCGAAGGCGTCGTTGAGGTCGCGGGCCTGCTGCTGGAGGAGTCCGACGACGACCTCGATGCCTGCGGCGCGGAGTTTGGCTAGTCCCTGACCGCTGACCTGGGGGTTGGGGTCCTGGGTGGCGACGACGCAGCGACTGATGCCGGCGGCGATGAGGGCATCGGCGCAGGGGCCGGTGCGGCCGTGGTGGCTGCAGGGTTCGAGGGTGACGTAGGCGGTGGCTCCGGTGGTGGAGAAGCCGCGCTGGGCGGCTTGTTTGAGGGCTACGATCTCGGCGTGGTCGCGGTTGGCGTAGAGGTGGGCGCCTTCGCCGATGACCATAGGGGCGCCTCCGCCGACTGGCGTCCGGGTGAGGATGCAGCCTACCTGCGGGTTGGGCGAGGCCAGACCGATGGACTCGGCGGCGAGCTTGAGGGCTCGCTGCATCAAGGCTTCATCCAGTGCGGCGCGAGTTGTTGCGGATAGTTCCATTCGTTCCTGATACTGTTCCCGCTTGAGTTTTCTGCTACAGGGCTGTGGGGGTACCCCCCCCATATTACCCGCGTGTAAGTACCTTTATTTTAATAGACTTGCGAAGGGGTGGCTCTCCGTAAAAACTTCTATCTAAAGGACTTTCTTGCAGATTCCTGCATTCAAAGGGGTTAGCTCGTTAATCGAGAAAGGGCTCCGAAACTCGGAACCCTTTTCTCTTTCTCTACAAGTATAGCGGATTGGGCGTAACTGATACGTCACGCGAATCTCTTTGTCTGGCGCGGGTTTTGATGGGTTGGGGGCTTGACAGGGTTTTGATCGTCAGCGGCTTAGGGCTTACTTCGAGTCTTTGTAAATGTTGAAGGCGAATTTGGTTCTGGGTGGATTTTTATGGAAGGGAGCGGGAAGGTGCAACAGCAGATTCGGAGTTCCCTCAAGCCCTGAACTCTCATTCGGTCTGTCGCAGAATCATCCATTTCTGACAATCCGACTTCCGGACCCGTGTGGCCTTTGTTATCGATGAATTCTGGGTTCTTACAGCAGAGACAGCACGCACTGTCGGATGTCGATGGAGTCGTTACTCTCCTGGCGGATGCTCTTCGACGAACTGCTCCAGAGATGCTGCCTTGACTTTGCGAAGATCGGGGCGACCGGTATCTGAGAGTCCGGTGGAAATGAGAAATCTCGCAGCCATGTCTTGATAGAAAGGCGTGGCCTCGCCAAATTCGCCACCACCGAAGTAGCCGCAGCTGTCGCAGTCGGGGCAGGTAGCATCGTCGCGGTCGACATCGGAACAGATTGTCGTCCAATGGTGCTGCATGGCACCGGCGACGATGGCGGCTCGTGCGCCAAACTCCTTCCCCAGCAACTCCGGCGCTGCAGCTTTTTCATACCATGCAAGGAAGTGCTGGCGGTCGATGTGGAGTATCCGAGGAGGCAAGTACGCAAGCGCATCTGGTGATGGCGTTTCGCTGGACAGGAGTATCAGATATTCGACGTCGTCGAATGCAGGGTTTTCGTGGTGGCCGTGCTTGAAATAATTTTTCCATTGTGTCTCCACTTCGGCCCAGAGCCAGCGTCGTTTGTGAAAGACCCGGTAGTCTGGCCCGCGGTTGAAAGGGCCTTCGACCTTGGTAAACCCGAGGCGAGTGAATTCTTCTTTCAGGTATTGCTGAGCCCATCGTTCCTGTAGCGCATCCTCATTGACCTGTTCCGCAGGAGAGGGTTGTGGGCGGAGTTCTACCAACCCATCCCGCCTCTTGGCAGACAGGGACTGCCACTGCATCAAGGTTTCCCAAGCACAAAACTCTTCGTCTAGCAGACTCATATGATCTCGATGTATATCCGTCCCCGAGTATACGGGCCCTGAAGCGTCTTGCCAGGTTGATACCGGCAAACGCGCTTCTGTTGATTTTGGCGGGCGTAAGGGCGAGGCTCGCAGGAGCTTGAAAGCTACCTGAGCGCTGAACCTCGATCTATTTAAACGGAAGATGCCCTCGCACCTTGATTGGGCGTAGACCATAGCGACGCCGTTTCAGCTACAATCCTCGAACTTGAAAAAAGCAGTTTGCTTTGTTGCTGAAGACTCGGATGTTATGCGGTTGGAGTTGTGTAAGACGTTCGGTCGGCATGAGGCAACTGGATTGTAGACAGGCATTCGGGGGAGCTTCTTCTTGCTCTCCTGTTGGCGGCAAAAGAACACGGTTCAGTCAGAGAGAGAAGGAATATCG
Encoded here:
- a CDS encoding DNA-directed RNA polymerase subunit omega; protein product: MRSDLIFGALTHVNNRYELCQLASKATRKLHKPNTRLQDTTNEVLDRFKDTIPMDESGEAVVEKVQLQERRAA
- the rho gene encoding transcription termination factor Rho; protein product: MTISELKEHNIAELGKLARGLDIAGTSGLRKQDLIFKILQAQSEKEGHIFAEGVLEILPDGYGFLRSPDYNYLPGPDDIYVSPSQIRKFDLKTGDTISGNVRPPHEGEKYFALVKIEAINFESPEETRNKILFDNLTPLYAQERVKMETVREHISGRVMDLLTPVGKGQRGLIVAPPRTGKTMLLQSIANSITANHPEVVLIVLLIDERPEEVTDMQRSVKGEVISSTFDEPAARHVQVAEMVIEKAKRLVEHKRDVVILLDSITRLARAYNTIVPPSGKVLSGGVDSNALQRPKRFFGAARNIEEGGSLTIIATALVDTGSRMDEVIFEEFKGTGNMEVILDRKLVDKRVFPAIDIQRSGTRKEELLIPKEDLQRTWILRKVLNPLSPVEAMELLTDKLAKTRNNQEFLHNMSSI
- a CDS encoding riboflavin synthase — protein: MFTGLIETTGKLLAITPTAGATRITIASPTLTARLNTGDSIAVNGVCLTALSIEPNAFPPRFSADLAAETIARTTLTHLRPDAILNLELPTPAGSPLGGHVVQGHVDGTATLISLTPITPNQPDTDWRLRIQLPDTLTRYVVPQGSITIEGISLTVASIVDNVVEAAIIPHTYAATSLHTLTPGAPLNIEVDVLSKYAERQHSAEKFTLTEKFLIANGY
- the ribD gene encoding bifunctional diaminohydroxyphosphoribosylaminopyrimidine deaminase/5-amino-6-(5-phosphoribosylamino)uracil reductase RibD; translated protein: MELSATTRAALDEALMQRALKLAAESIGLASPNPQVGCILTRTPVGGGAPMVIGEGAHLYANRDHAEIVALKQAAQRGFSTTGATAYVTLEPCSHHGRTGPCADALIAAGISRCVVATQDPNPQVSGQGLAKLRAAGIEVVVGLLQQQARDLNDAFAHFIQHRTPFVTLKAALSVDGKLAPPPASRFPNQPHWLTGPAARYEVQLLRHAADAVLTGIGTVLADDPQLTDRSGLFGPNKLPRRRPLLRVILDTHLRIPLSSQLVRSVDDGHTSGYPDLLILCGKTAPETKISALTNLGAHVETIPGHNGHLSLPSVLSTLAERNILSLLLECGSHLNGAFLQQNLVDKAVLLYAETELGDQAIPFAQGIGSPYLFEESLHRITRANYGTDACVTGYLHDPWPILQPRP